The sequence AAGGAATCTGACACGGTACGCGCCGAGGGCGTAATTACCGAGGCGCTGCCGAACACCACCTTCCGGGTGATGCTGGACAGCGGCCATGACATCCTGGCCTACATCAGCGGCAAGATGCGGATTCACTACATCCGGATTCTGCCGGGAGACCGGGTGGTCTTGGAGATTTCCCCTTACGACACCACGCGGGGCCGCATCGTTTACCGCAAATAGCAGTTGCAAAACTGCACGGCGGGAACGCTGAACCGAAGCTGAAGATCGCCGCACCTGGGCAAAGCGGCGCTGTGATGAAGCGAGGCTGCACAAACCGGGCACTCAGTCGCTTCGGTGCGGGCAGAGCAGGACGTGCCAGGGTGAAGCGGCCCTGAACGACAGATTCCCCATGTCTTCAAGAACTGGGGGGTCGAGCGTCTGCCAGAAAGGCCGGATTCCGGTCAGGCGGCGCGAGGAGGATGTATGAAGGTAAGAAGCAGCGTCAAGAAGATGTGCGACAACTGCAAAGTTGTACGTCGCCACGGACGTGTGATGGTGATCTGCACCAACGTCAAGCATAAGCAGAGGCAGGGTTAATGGCCCGCGTTGCAGGTGTAGACCTTCCGCGTGAAAAGCGTGTCGAGATCGGTCTGACGTACATCTACGGCATCGGCCCGACCCGCGCCCGTGAAGTGCTGACGCAGACCGGAATCAACCCCGACACCCGCGTCAAGAACCTGACCGAAGCCGAGCAGAGCACCCTGCGCGACGTGATCGAGAAGACCTTCAAGGTCGAGGGCGATCTGCGGAGCGAGGTCGGTCAGAACATCAAGCGCCTGATGGATATCGGCAGCTACCGTGGCCTGCGCCATCGCCGTGGCCTGCCGGTTCGTGGGCAGCGCACCAAGACCAACGCCCGCACCCGTAAGGGACCGCGCAAGACGGTGGCTGGTAAGAAGAAGGCGGCGAGGAAGTAATGGCACGTTCAACCAAAGGCAAGACTCCCCGCCGCGTTCGCCGCAATATCTCTGCGGGCCGCGCCTACATCCATGCCAGCTACAACAACACGATTGTGACCATCACCGATGTCGATGGCAACAGCGTGGCCTGGAGCAGCGGCGGCACCATCGGCTACAAGGGCAGCAAGAAGGGCACGCCTTACGCGGCCCAGCTCGCTGCTGCCGACGCCGTGAAAAAGGCGCAGGGCTTCGGCATGAATATCGTGGACGTGGTGGTTCGTGGCAGCGGCTCTGGCCGTGAGCAGGCGATCCGCGCGATTCAGGCGTCGGGCATCGACGTCAAGAGCATCATGGACGACACCCCCGTTCCTCATAACGGCTGCCGCCCCAAGAAGAAGAACCGCCTCTAAAACCAGTCCTGGCCCACCTGACCTGCCCGTTGACCTGGGCAGGCTTCAGAGGGCCAGCTTACGCCTGTCTGGCACGCCTTAACCCTGTCAGATGCACGGCGTCGCAGTGACGGACAAAAGAACTGTCAGTGCATGTGGCCTCAGCGCCGCAAGGAGAACAATGGGTCGTTACCGTGGATCAATCGTCAAGCAGAGCCGCCGCGAGGGTATTAACCTGGCGGAGACCGAAAAAGTCCAGAAGTACCTGGACAAGCGTCCCTACGCGCCCGGCCAACACGGTCAGCGCCGGGGCCGTGGTCGCCCCAGCGATTACAGCGTGCGTCTGCGCGAAAAGCAGAAATTGGCCCGCCTGTACGGCATGAACGAGCGCCAGTTCCGCAACCTGTTCGAGGAAGCGGCCAGCATTCCCGGCGTCACCGGCACGGTGTTCCTGCAACTGCTGGAGCGCCGCCTCGACAACGTGGTGTTCCGTATGGGCTTTGCCAGCACCCGTCGCCAGGCCCGTCAGTTCGTGGGCCACGCGCACATTCTGGTGAACGGCAAGACCGTGGATATCCCCAGCTACCGCGTCAAGATCGGCGATGTGATCAGCATCACCGAGAAGAGCCGCAGCATGGGCTTCGTGCAGGAGAACGCCGAGGCCAGCAAGCGCCGCCGCGTCAGTCCCTGGCTCGAAATGAATCCCGAAAACTTTAGCGGCAGCTTCGTGCGTCTTCCGGCCCGTGAAGACCTGGCGCTGCCCATCAACGAAAACTTCATCATCGAGTATTACTCGCGCTAATCCCGGAGGTTCTGCGTGGATCAAAAGCTTCCCCAGCTCAAAGCCCGTGTCGATGGCGATTACGGCGAATTCACGCTGGAACCGCTCAAGCGCGGCTACGGCGTGACCATCGGCAATCCGCTGCGCCGGATCCTGCTTTCGAGCATTCCCGGCACGGCGGTAACCAGCGTCTATATCGAGGACGTGCTGCACGAATTCTCGACCATCCCCGGCGTTCAGGAAGATGTGATCCGCATCATTCTGAATCTCAAGGAGCTGGTGGTTCGCTTTCACGCTCCTGGCCCCAAGACCCTGACGCTGCGTGCTCAGGGGCAGGGACAGGTGCTTGCCAGCGCGTTCGAGGTGCCTTCTGACGCCGAGATCGTCAATCCCAATCTGGTGATCGCCAACCTCGCCGAAGACGGCAAACTGGTGATGGAAGTGCGCGTGGAAGAAGGTGAGGGCTATGATCCCGCCGACCGCCACAGCACCAAAGACCGCATCAACAGCATTCCTGTGGACGCGATGTTTTCACCGGTTCGGCGCGTGGCCTACCACGTCGAGAACACCCGCGTGGGTCAGCAGACCGACCTGGATCGCCTGATCGTCCGCATCTGGACAGACGGCAGCAGCGACCCCCAGAGCGTGCTGGAAAAGGCCGTGGATATTCTGCGCGACGAACTGGCTGTCTTCGGCAATGTCGAGACGGTGC is a genomic window of Deinococcus ruber containing:
- the rpsM gene encoding 30S ribosomal protein S13 translates to MARVAGVDLPREKRVEIGLTYIYGIGPTRAREVLTQTGINPDTRVKNLTEAEQSTLRDVIEKTFKVEGDLRSEVGQNIKRLMDIGSYRGLRHRRGLPVRGQRTKTNARTRKGPRKTVAGKKKAARK
- the infA gene encoding translation initiation factor IF-1 codes for the protein MARRKLPEQREKSKNKESDTVRAEGVITEALPNTTFRVMLDSGHDILAYISGKMRIHYIRILPGDRVVLEISPYDTTRGRIVYRK
- the rpsK gene encoding 30S ribosomal protein S11, with protein sequence MARSTKGKTPRRVRRNISAGRAYIHASYNNTIVTITDVDGNSVAWSSGGTIGYKGSKKGTPYAAQLAAADAVKKAQGFGMNIVDVVVRGSGSGREQAIRAIQASGIDVKSIMDDTPVPHNGCRPKKKNRL
- a CDS encoding DNA-directed RNA polymerase subunit alpha; its protein translation is MDQKLPQLKARVDGDYGEFTLEPLKRGYGVTIGNPLRRILLSSIPGTAVTSVYIEDVLHEFSTIPGVQEDVIRIILNLKELVVRFHAPGPKTLTLRAQGQGQVLASAFEVPSDAEIVNPNLVIANLAEDGKLVMEVRVEEGEGYDPADRHSTKDRINSIPVDAMFSPVRRVAYHVENTRVGQQTDLDRLIVRIWTDGSSDPQSVLEKAVDILRDELAVFGNVETVHVEQTPAAVQVPVVAAVYEPNPTPTLSINPQPYASDMDSNPRVTLEGLGLTTRVLHSLKEEGIDSVDALCALSDRDLKKVPGIGERSLDEIKQQLAQFGLALKD
- the rpmJ gene encoding 50S ribosomal protein L36 encodes the protein MKVRSSVKKMCDNCKVVRRHGRVMVICTNVKHKQRQG
- the rpsD gene encoding 30S ribosomal protein S4 encodes the protein MGRYRGSIVKQSRREGINLAETEKVQKYLDKRPYAPGQHGQRRGRGRPSDYSVRLREKQKLARLYGMNERQFRNLFEEAASIPGVTGTVFLQLLERRLDNVVFRMGFASTRRQARQFVGHAHILVNGKTVDIPSYRVKIGDVISITEKSRSMGFVQENAEASKRRRVSPWLEMNPENFSGSFVRLPAREDLALPINENFIIEYYSR